Below is a genomic region from Pseudocalidococcus azoricus BACA0444.
TTATGGCCTGGGGGAACTCGGTACCGCCCTAGAGCAACTCTTACCGGAAGCCGAAGCTGGAATTATTCACCAACTGTTAGATGAAAAAGAAATTTCGACCCAGTTGGGAACTGTGTATCGTAATGTGGGGCGGCGATCAATTTTGCCCTTTGCCATCATGGCCGCAACCTTAGCGATTGTCCCCTTACCCTTTGCCACCATGCCTGTTTTAATTGCCATTCAGACCACGATGGTCATCTTAATTGGCCGGCTCTACGGACAAACCCTGTCTCCAGCCCAGGCCGGGGGAATTTTAACAACCATTGGGGGTGGCTTCCTAGCTCGATTGGTGGGGCAGCAACTAATTAAATTTATTCCGGTCTTAGGGAACGTCATGTCCGCCTCTTGGTCGTTTGCCTATACCTGGGCACTGGGGGAAGGGGCCTGTGTTTATTTTGGGGATTTAATCGGGGGCAAGAAACCCAACCCCGACCGGATTCGCCAAGTCATACAAGACTCCTTTCAAGAAAACTCTCGTAAATTTCAACAACAACTTATGGCTCAAGGAAAAATAAGTTGAGTGCAACCGCTAATTTATAAAACATTTATAAAACAGTCTATGTTAGCCATACTACTGATTTGGAATCATAGTCATTTCGCTTAAGAATAAAACACAGAAATACTTGAAACCATCACCAGTGTTACTCTTGAGTGTCTCAGTTTTGGCAGAAATGACTATAATTTGATTTCTATTGTGACGGTAAATCTGAAAACCACTATCCAAAGTCAATAAAGTGCTATCAAAATACAGCTCAGTGATCCCCACTAGGCAAACATCAGCAAGAGACATGGGGAGAAGGGATATTTTTCTTGAGAAGTTGGATAAAATCTGCCAGGCAGACTGGGGATTCTGGAGGGAGAGTTTGAATATCTTTTTAGATTTGAGCGAGGGTTGTCATGATAAATAGTTGATGACTGCAAATCTTAGTTTAGCCCAGGCCTTGGGAACTAAGAGTTGAGTGTCATCCTAGTGTTTTGTAATAAACCCGATCACAGCGTTGAGTTTCGATTCCACTGGTGGGCTGATAGCCATTTTTCTCATAGAGTTTCACGGCCTGGTTCATAATGGTCGCTGTTTCAATCCAAATTAAGTCAAATCCCCGTTGGTGAATCTGCTGTTCCAATTGGCTGAGGAGAAACTGTCCTAAGCCTTGGCCGCGAGCCTGGGGATGGAGATACATTTTGCGAATTTCTACGGCATTCTCCCCCCGTGCAATTGGATAATAGGCGGCCGTTCCGACAATTTGCCCGGCTTGTTCTATGACCCAAAACTCACCCCCCTGATCTTGATAAAACGCTTCAACTGCCACCACATCTGCATCGGCCCCTTGGGGTTCCCAGGCCAGGCCAAACTCTCCCAGCACCGTGGCAATGAGGGCTGCAACTGCTTCCCGATCTTGGGGTTGCCAGGGGCGAATGTCAAAGTCACGATAAACCAGCATCAAGCACGCCTACAGAGGGATGAACCCCAAAATTATCCCAATCTTAGACTGGCCTGGGCCTATTTGCTCTTAACCTTTCCTTAATCCAAATCACCCTCAACAAACGAAGACGGGTCAAGCATACAATAAATTTTGAAATGGGTAAATCTATTGCTAAAATAGCTAAGGCGAAATTATTCAGCCGCCTAAGCTTTTTACTGCCTTTAGCTGAAATGTGGGCCATCAATCAGGGTGGTCAATTTTTAGCCTGAAAATATTAAGTTTTCCGATGGAGTTTGCTACTTCTATGTCATATCACAAACTTTGGTTTCGTCAAACAGCCAAAAATCTTAAGCTCTTACATCCTTATCCAGAATTCTCAAAAATACAAGGCCTGGTTAAAAGTGCCATGCCACAACTGATCACAGACTTAAAAGCAGAAGGGGAAGACCTCAATGATCCCCAAGTCTGGTGGCAAGCATTGTATATGGACGCGCTCTTACTGGTAGAAAATTCCGCTGGGGAGAGCTTCAAAATTGCTGTGGGCCTGCAAGACAAGTGGAAGCCTGCCCTCAATGCCCATCGAACAATTTCATCCCCCACCTTTCAAAAATGTCGCGAAAGACTAGATATTGATCAGCATTGGTTATTTTATGTCACAAGTAAATATCCCTACGGTGAAGAGGTTTGGATTGACCTAATTTATGCCCAGGTGGATCGGGATCCGCCCCCAAGTACCTGTGTCTTATTGGATGTTGATGCTTAAGGGTTATCAGGGTTTAAGAGTTGACGCAGGCCAAAAACTAAGAGGATCAACATCGTTGGGAGGAGAAGCAAACTGATAATCATGGTCGGTGTTTCTGGGAGTGGGTATTGACGGCCCAAGGTTTTAATCGCCACTGCCAAAGAGAGCGAGACGATCATCAGTTTGCCCATCCAGGCCAAGTCAGATAGCATAGATTTCCTCGCGCTGCCTATGGAACATGAATAATCCGGTAAGTATTGCGCCCTTCTGCTTTGGCCTGATAGAGGGCCTGATCCGCGGCTTCGAGGAGATGGACTGGAGAGCCTTCTGGGGTTGGACGGCCAGTGCTGATGCCAAAACTCACCGTCACCACGGGGCTAACTCGGGAGGCCCCATGGGGAATTTCCAGGGCTTTCAAGCTGGCTTGGATGTTCTCAACCACGCGACTGGCCCCGGCTCCATCAGTGTGGGGCAAAATGATCGCAAATTCTTCACCCCCATAGCGAGCCACTAAATCTACAGCCCGTCTAGCTTTAGTCCCGAGGGCCTGGGCTACCAAGTATAAACACTCATCTCCAGCTTGATGTCCATAGAAATCGTTATAGGCCTTAAAGTCGTCCACATCACAAAACACCAAACTCAAAGGGGCTTGTTCTCGCAACAAACGATTCCATTCCCGAGCTAAACATTCATCAAAGTGACGGCGATTGGCAATTTGGGTTAAGTCATCCGTAATCGCGAGGCGACTCAATTCTTGGTTGGCAGCTTGCAGGGATTGGTAAAGCTCAGCTTGACGAATGGCCACTGCTAATTGATCGGCAATCACTTCTAATAAACTAACCTCGCTGGGATGCCAGGCCTGGTCGGGGTGACGTTGTTGCAAGGTTAAGCTGCCCCAAGTGTGGGCTTCAACCTGGAGTGGGACCATTAACCAATTCCCCGGAAAGGAGGTGGCTAACTCCCGATTAAACTCCCCTAGGTTAGGTTTTGTTTCAGCCTGGTGAATTTGTACCGTTTGCCCCTGTTTGAGGGAGGTAGCAATCGGGTTTTGGGCATCAGGAATAATGAGTCCTTGACTTGGGGGGAGGGAAGACTCTCTCAGGTACTCAATAATATGATCCCATTGCCCCAATTCTGGCTGATACTGAACAATCGCCACCCGATCAACATTTAATAAGTGCCCAATTTCATCCACCGTGGTTTGAAATATTTCTGCCAGATTGAGGGAGTTGCGAATGGCTTTAATCAATCGGTTCAGGGTTTGTTCTCGCTGGGATTGATACCGGAGCGCATCTTCCACTTGCTTCCGTTGGGTAATATCACTGAGGGTAATAACGACTTGTTCTAGCTGCTGGCTGGCGTTGAAATGGGGTTCGGCCGTGACTTGTAACCAGATTAGATCTTGGCTTGGCCGGTTGACTCCCAAGACCACATCCCGAATGGGGATTAACTGTGCTGTGGCCCTTGCCGAGGGAAATTGGGCCGCCGTTAAACGCTCTCCAGTTTCATTGACAACATACCAATCTAAATCTTGGGCTGATTTTCCCAGGAGTTGATCAAGGGATAACCCCAAAATATTGGCCGCCCGTTCATTGGCCAGAATAATCTCCCCTTGTGGATTGTGAACAATAATCCCCACCGCCACATCTTCAACGAGCTGGCGAAAGCGGGATTCACTCTGGGCTAATTCCAACTCGGCCTGTTTCTGAACCGTAATATCGATGGAAATGCCATCAATGTACTGAGCTTCCCCAGCCGCGTTATGGATCGCTTGTCCCGACTCATAAAACCAGCGCACCTGACCATCGGCCCGAATCACTCGGTATTCAACCCCATAGTGATTTTGTCGCTGGAAGATTTCCTGAATGGTGTCATAGACATACTGCTGATCATCGGGATGAATGATGCTGGCAAAGGTGCGGCGACAGTTGTTGATAAAATCCACAGCCGGATAACCGACAGTTTGCTCAATGTTGTCACTCAGGTATTGAATTGTCCAGTCTGGATCGTTAGCACAGCGAAACACATGGCCGGGCAAATTGGCAACTAAATTTTTAAAGCGCAATTCATTGCTGGCAATAGCAGCCTCAGCGTCTTTACGGCTACTAATATCGGCCACTGCACCTAAAAGCCGGAACTCCCCAGATTCGGAATGGAAATATTGACTACAATCGCGCACCCAAGCATAGTGTTCATCCTGACAGCGAACCCGATATTCACAACAGTAAGGCACACCAGAGTTTTGACTGCTTTCCCACCCAGCTTGTACTGCTGTCACATCGTCCGGATGAATTAAATCTAACCAGGCCTGGCCCGATTGAGGCATGGTATCTAGGGTATAGCCAAAAAGGCTGACAGTATTACCCACCCAGAGCGTTGTGTCGTCTTGAATATGCCATTCCCAAAAAACTTGTTGACTAATCTCGGCGATGGTTTGAAGGCGGTCATACCAGCGGCGCAGTTCCGTCAGTTGGGCTTGATGCCAAATCAGTTCCTCTTGCTGAGTCGTCAAGTCCCAAAATATCAACCATATAGACCTATTGGCCTTGGGAACGAATCCCACCTGCCACCAACGCTGATGAGGGGCATCAAAAATTTGGGCATATCCAGTTTGGTTTGTAATGATAGCCGCTTTGTAGGCCGGCTGGAGATGGGCTTGCCAGGTCTGGGGGAGCAAGTGCCATAGATTTTGGTTCAGTAGAGATGTTTCTGAATAATCCCAAACCTGATTCATGGCAGCACTAAACGCAACGATTTCCCCTTGGCTATCCACCACCACCAGGGGGATTGGAAACTCCTCAAACATCATGGTATTGATCAACGTTGACGGGGGAAGAAATTGCGTCATGCAGTGAAGAAAGCTAGGCAAAATCTGAGCAAGGGGGGATATTTGCGAAGAGTTTCAGATAACTCTAAATTTATCCTATCCTGATTATTGCCTTGACCTTAAGATAACGCCCCAAGCTCCAAAAAAATGATTAAATCATCCCGATATTCATACATAAATTCAAACAACTTTGATAGGGGCAATATTGCTTGGCAATGATTTGTTAAAGATCTAAGGCATTGACAGGAGGTCTAATTGAACGGAGGTGGCTATGGGTGTGATCTCGGAAGCGGGGCCGGGGGGGTGAGACGGAGTTGTACCTTCTTTTTGCCAATCTTGATCGTCTAGCAAGGATGTCGCCGCCATTAATAGCTCAGATTTTAAGGGTTCAAGGTCGGGGCGTTGTTCTAAATACAGTTCCAACGCGGCTAAGGGGGCAATGGTCTGTCCCAGGCCCAGTTCTGGCAGGCGGGCCCGCGGTAGTTGGGTGACTAGTTCGGGATGGATGCTAAAACTGTGGGCGGGTGTCAGGGCCTCATGCAAACTCGGTAGATCAATCAGGGCCGTTTGATCGGGACGCAGGCGATACCGCAGGCGGACAATGGCCTGGTCAATGCTGGCCTGAGTAATCGTCTCTAAAAGCCGGGCCTGGGGAGGCTCATGAATCAGGGATACGTCCACATCCAAGGTTAAAAAGGGGCGGGTGGGAATTGGACAAAACTGCCACTGGGTCTGGCCTTTACGGATTTCTACAAGAATAAACCCCTTTTCTTCCCCCTCTTCGCCAAAATCAACCCGCTCAATACTACCTGGGTAAATTACGGGGGGCTGCTCACATAACACCTGATGCCGATGGACATGGCCCAAAGCCACATAGTCAAATTCTGGCTGGGCCAGCAGGGAAAGGGGAATTGTAAAGCCTTTCCCGACACTTAAAAAGCGTTCTGCCCCAAACCGGGCCGTATCCACCATGGCATGGGCCAGTAATACCGTTGGCCGTTCGGGATCCAGTTGTCGAATTTCCCCTGCTAATGCCACCATTAACCGCTGAATCAAAAGTTGCCCAACTTCGCCCAAGCCCAGTCCCTCAGTTTCCGGTTTTGTTAGGAGAGCGGAACGAGTTAACCAAGGCAACGTTACCACTTGCACATTACCCTGTTTCGTTCTAATACGGTGGGTAGAAAGCTGATCGCCGACAATAAAGCCAGGGACTCCCAAGGTGCGATAAATCACTAAGCTGGCTCCCCCCTGGCCTTGGGCGTGTTGATCATGATTACCGACTAATAAAACCGTGGGAATCTGGGCATCAGCTAATCGGCGGAATTGTTGGGCAAAGGCCTCCTGCACCAGGGGGGGTGGGGTGGCATCGGGAAAAGCATCTCCCCCAAACAACACTAAGTCAACGGCTTCCGCCAGGGCCTGGTCAATGCAATAGGTTAAAGCAGCCACAAAGTCTTCTAGGCGAGTATTCAATCCTGTGAGGGGATTCAAACGACCATGGCCCAGACCGCTGCCGAGGTGAATATCTGATAAATGAAGAAGCTTAACCATTGCCACTGTTACCCTGCACCTCTAAGGGGTTCTGCTCATCCGGGCCTGGTTTCTATCTTAACTGTGGACGATGGGGGGGACGCGACCTGTTCTCAAGTCCCAATATCTTGGCAATCCTGGCTATACGATGCGTGTTAACTGCCTCTAATCAGCATCCTAGATGGGTTCTGCGATTGTTCTTTGTATATATTTTATTTCGACTTGTGTCTCGCTCCCGCTGTGAGGCTATAGTGGGGTTGTCCATTTTGGGGCACAGTTGGCGGAAAGTGGTTGATTAATGTTCCGACTGAATCATGCCCAATCAAGATCCTAACCAGGCCTGGTTAACCATTCATAGCTCAAATAAGCTCAAATATGACGTAGAACTTTGGGGGGTATCAGTTGGACTATTGGTCGTTCTCAAAGTTGTCGGATTGTCATTGAAGATCGCTATGCTTCTCGACTCCATGCAGTGATTAACTCAGTCATGTTTCGGCATCAATTTCTATATTTTGTCATGGATAAAAACACAGTTAACGGCACATTGCTGAATGGGAATAATTTAGTCTATCCAACTCTCCTCCATGATCAAGATGTCATGGTGATGGGAACGACAATTCTGGCATTTCACTATCCGACCATGTTTGAAGTTAAAGAACCCAGGATTATCAAAGAAATTCAAAAATTTTCCCAAACCATTAGCAAAAGTATTCCCTGGCCGGGCTAAGGTCAGGCTAAACTAGACAGCTTTAAGCGAGCAAAAATCATCCGCCCCGCAGAGGTTTGGAGGGCACTGGTAACTACAACGGGTAATTGATCACCAATGTGGGTTTGCCCCTCTTCCACCACCACCATTGTCCCATCTTCAAGATAGCCAACCCCTTGTTCTGGTTCTTTTCCTTCTTTAATAATTTTTAGTTCCAAGGTATCCCCCGGCAAGTAAACCGGACGCAGGGCCTGGGCTAATTCATTGACATTAAAAACATTCACCTTTTGAAACTGGGCGACTTTATTGAGGTTGTAATCGTTAGTGACTAAGATACCATCAATTTCTTGGGCAAGTCGGACCAGCTTGGCATCAACGGTCGTCAAGTCTGGATAATCAGCGGAATGGATTAAAATCCGTCCATTGAGATTAGCCTGTAGCCTGTTCAAAATATCCAGGCCCCGTCGTCCTCGCGACCGCTTTAAGTCATTTTGGGCATCCGCAACCAGTTGCAACTCCTGGAGGACAAACTGGGGAACAAGAATTTGCCCCTCAATAAACCCCAAGGTGAGTAACTGCTCAATCCGGCCATCAATAATACAACTCGTATCCAGTACCTTTGAGGCGGCGGCCTTTAAGATACCTTCGGCGACAAGAGAGGTTTCAACAGAATTAGGATTAATTAACCGCAACAGGGCCCGCCCCTGACTGTCTGCTAATGTGGTTCCGGTATAAGCAAATAAAATGCTCGTTAATACGGCTGTCATCGGCTTGATGAACGAGAAATCATCAGGAATGGGTAGGAGAAAAATTGGTGCCAGGAGCAAGTTAGCCAACAATAGCCCCACCACCAGGCCCACCGCCCGTGACAATAAAACATCGGCTGGTAAATGGCGAATATCGGCCTCAACTCGGTGATAGGCCGTTTGGACTGCTAAACCAACTCCAATCCCAATTAAGCCGCCAAATCCGGCCACAACCCACCGTAACGCGCTGATGTTGGCCACTTGTTCAAGGGTCATGGGAGGAAGAAGATTGACCGCATGAAACCCAATCGCGGCTCCAGCAACAATAAAAATAAAGGATAGTATGATGTCGAGCATGGCTTGATTACCCTGAGTGGCGGGGGGCGTTGTTTCCATCATCTCTGAGTTTGGGGCCGAGACAGAGTTGGGATTACCGCTCTTTAGAGGCGCAATCGTCTCAGTACTCCGAACAAAATTCCTGGACTGTTCTTATTGGATTATAATTCCTCAGTTTTAGCCTGGTTTGACTGGGGCTGTTTACAGGAAGCAGACTCTGTATTCCAATCAATGATCCGGCCGGCCCGACTACCTGCTTTAAGACCAACGGCCTCGGCCTGGGGGCCCAAAATTAAGCGCATTAACAGTCCCCCCAAGGTTGCCAAGGCTGTTTCCCCCACAAAGGCGCGACTCGTTTTCATCCACCATTCCAGGACAATATTAACCGAGGACGATGTAGGGGCTGTTGTGTCAGGTTTTGGATCAGGGCTGATTACTTGTCGGGCTGCGTCTTCGGCAATTTGTCCGCCGACCATATTCCCCATCATTTGCCCAATAATTTCTCCGGGCGGCCCAAGCAAAGCTCCCCCCACCAGGCCCCCTGTGATTTCCCCAGTCACTTCTCCGGCTTTACTACTGGTGCGAATTTTCAAACTCTGGGCCACTTTTTCTTCAGTTTTCTCAAGGCAAATCTTCTCCAGATCAGAGGGATGTTCTTTTAAGGTTTGCAGGGCCTCCACACAGATTCTTGCTCCCACGACACCGCCTACAAATGTCCCCACCTGTGTCCCCACAACCACTCCGGCTGGCCCCAATGTAGCTCCCCCCACCGCGCCCCCGGCCAATCCGCCAACCACATCTCCAACTTGTCCGCCAACAATGAAGCTGCCAATATTTTGAGCTTGATCACTGACCTGGGCTGGCTCGAGGGCAAAGGCCCGCGTTAAGTTTGTCCAGCCCTGATACCCTTGTCCGCTCACTTCTAAGTCACCTATGGTTTGGAGTTGGCTGAACAGTTGTTGGAGGCAGAGGATTTGAGGATTCCAGTGAATCGTGAAAGATTGGGCAGCCAAATTGAGGTGAATGGCACAAATCCCCGCTTGAGTTTGGAGTTGTGTTTGCAGAAACTCTCCATAGCTGGGGTCTTGACGGAGATGGGGAATTTTTAGTCGCATTCGATCTTTTGTTAAATGGACTAACTCGGCCGGAATCAGGGGAGCGGGGCCTGGGGGTGGCTGGCTAGAGGATGGGGATGTGCTGCTCATGAGGGGCCAACTGCCAGGGGGACTATTTGGATTTTAGTGAGTCTCTGGTGCCAATAATTTTGAACATAATTGGGATCAAGGAGCCAGACCATTTTCCAGGGCAAAGCGGACTAACTCGGTGCGACTACTGGTATTGGTTTTAATGAACAGGCGGCTGACATATTTTTCAATATTCCGGACACTGGTTTGGAGTTGACTGGCAATTTCCTTATTCATTAAGCCTTGAACAACCAAATCTAAAACACTCTGCTCTCTGGGGGTCAGATCTAGTTTGATCGGATTGGGATTTAAGGGGGTGCCGCGTTTGACTAAGAGGGAGCGTAATTCGGCAATTTGTCCGGCTAAGTCGGCAATATCCGGTTCGCTAATTGCAGCGGCTTGTTGATAGCGGCGGAGGAGATTTTTAATAATGGCAACCAATTCATCAGGGTCAAAGGGTTTGGAGAGATAGGCATCACAACCTGCGTCATAGCCCTGGACGCGATCCCGTTTCATCCCCCGAGCCGTTAAGAACACAACGGGTAAATAACTAAAGCGTTCGTCTTCCCGCAGCTTGGCCAAAAATTCATAGCCATCCACTTGGGGCATCATCACATCGGTAATGACTAAATCGGGTCGCTGTTGTTCGAGCAGTTCCCAGGCCTGGGTGGCATTACTGGCGGCGGTGACGGTAAACCCACTGTCCTCTAAGTAGGCCTGGACAGCATCCCGCAACCCCGGTTCATCATCCACCAACAACAAATGCTCAGACATAGTGATTCCAAGTTTTCTGACTCATGCACGGGGCTAATCATGCCGCCTAATTTCTAGTGTACGCTGCCAACTTCCTCTAAAATTGAGTGAATCCGCAAGTCCGTATGCTAAAACAGAGGGCAGTTATGGAAGCTGAGACAATGAGTATATCTGCACCTGAAATGGCCATTGCTCCAATCAATACGGTCGCGGCCACAGAACTGCGTCCTTGGGGATCATTTACGATCTTGGAAGAGGGGCCGGGTTACAAAATTAAGCGGATTGAGGTCAAACCTGGCCATCGCCTGAGTTTACAAATGCACCACCACCGCAGTGAACATTGGATTGTGATTGCTGGTATTGCCAAGGTTCAACGGGGTGAAGAGATTATTATGCTTTCTCCCAATGAATCTACCTATGTGCCCCAGTTTACCCGGCATCGTTTGGAAAATCCGGGCAAGATCAACTTAGTGTTAATTGAAGTTCAGAATGGGCAATATTTGGGCGAGGATGATATCCAACGGTTTGAGGACGACTACGCCCGCTCCCATACTTAAAATTTCTCATGCCTGAGTTGCCTCCCGATACTGTCTAAACTCTGACTATGACCGTAACCCTAACCCCCACCGCTGTCCGTGAACTTGAGCGACTACGCCAAAAATCCCAGGCCAAGGCCAATGGAGAGATTGTTCGCTTAGGGGTCACTTCCGGTGGATGCGCTGATTGGCTCTACGTTTTGGAGTTTATTCAAACCCCCCAACCTGATGATCAGATCACGGAAACGGCGGGCCTGGTGATTGCGGTGGCAGCGGACAGTGTGGCTAAATTGACAGATTTGACTTTAGACTACACTGAAGATTTAATGGGTGGGGCCTTTCGATTCCATAATCCGATGGCTGGGCAGACCTGTGGCTGTGGTCTTTCCTTTAAGCTAGTGGATCATTGAAGGCAACTCCCTGGACTAGAATCAAGTCATTACATCTGGGAGTATTGAGCAGGACAAGGTCAGAGGATTAAGCGTGACACAATTCAATTGGGGGAGCAAACGGTTACTCTTGGGACTTTTCCTTGGTCTGGGGGTGCTTGGGGCCGCTTCGGTCGCAGAATCTCAGAATCCATCTCCACCTGATGCCAATCCAGTCCCGCAACAGGCCTTGACCATTCTCGCCGATGTCCAGCAGGCCAACTCCATTACGGGGATCGTCACTGCTCGGGGTAATGTTCAACTCATTTATCCCGCCCGCCAAATTCAGGCTACCGCGACCCAGGCCCAATACTTCAGTCGGGAGCGGCGGATTGTCTTAACTGGCAATGTTTATGTTCTGCAAAAGGGGAATAGCTTACGGGGCGATAGTGTGACGTATTTGATTGATCAGGAAAAGTTTGTCGCCACCCCAGTCACAAACCAACAGGTTGAATCCATTTTGCTGATTCGGGATAATCCTCCCAAGACTACCAATCCAAATCCATAGCTTCCTTTCCCCATGAAAATTTTGTTAGAAGGTGTACGCAAAACCTATGGGGCCAGGACAGTTGTTGATCAGATCACCTTAGGGATTGAGCAGGGGGAGATTGTCGGACTCTTGGGGCCAAACGGGGCTGGGAAAACCACAACATTTTATTTAGCCACAGGCCTGGAAAAACCCGATCAGGGAAGAGTTTGGTTAGATCGCGACGACATTACCCCATTGCCCCTCCATCGCCGGGCCAGGTTGGGAATTGGCTATCTCCCCCAAGAACCGAGTATCTTTCGGAATTTAACAGTGGCAGAAAATATTCTCCTAGTTTTAGAGCAAACCAATGTGCCGCGATACCTCTGGGCTGATCGCTTGGATCATTTACTGGCAGATCTGAATCTCCATAAAATTGCTCAGATCAAAGGCAATCGAGTCTCAGGGGGGGAACGGCGGCGCACGGAATTAGCCCGAGCTTTGGCCATTGGCGTTGAGGGGCCCAAATTTTTGTTTTTAGATGAACCTTTTGCCGGGGTGGATCCAATTGCGGTCGGCGAAATTCAAACCATCGTTACCCAACTGCGGGCCCAGAACTTAGGGATATTGATTACTGATCACAATGTTCGGGAAACCCTTTCTATCGTGGATCGGGCCTATATTATGCGGGATGGGCATATTCTCGCGGCGGGGGCAGCAGAGGCCTTATATGAGGATCCCCTCGTCCGGCAATACTATTTGGGTGAAAACTTTGTCCCCTAGGCGAATTGGGCGGCGATTGATCTGGCAACTGGGCCGGATTATCCCTGGCTCACAATTGGACTGGTATCTCTGGCGAAATATTGCCCCTGCCTTTGGCCTGGGAATCACGATTTTTGCCGCCTTAGCTCTTTCGGTGGGGGTGCTATTTGACCTAGTGCGACAAGTGGCAGAGGCTCAAATTCCCTTGACCGCAGTTTTACAAGTTCTGCTCTTACAAATCCCTTACACTCTCACCTTTGCCTTGCCCATGGCGGTAATGCTGGCTGTTTTAACTACGATCAGTCGCTTGGGGGAAGATGGGGAACTAGTGGCGTTCAAGAGTATTGGTCTTAGTCTCTATCGTCTTGCTGCACCGATTTTGGCCTTTTCTCTGATGATTAGCCTCATCACGTTTACCTTGGGTGAAACCGTCATTCCTGAGTTTCGATCCCAGTCGGACCAGGTGTTACAGCGGTATCTGCACCAAGAAGAGCGGGTTGGCCAAAGTCGGGACATTTACTATCCAGAATATGGCCCCAATGACCAAGTGCGGCGATTGTACTATGCCAAGGAATTTGATGGGGTCTCCATGCGGGGGATTACCGTGGTAGATTTTTCCCAACCGGAGTTAGTACAGG
It encodes:
- a CDS encoding phosphomannose isomerase type II C-terminal cupin domain; its protein translation is MEAETMSISAPEMAIAPINTVAATELRPWGSFTILEEGPGYKIKRIEVKPGHRLSLQMHHHRSEHWIVIAGIAKVQRGEEIIMLSPNESTYVPQFTRHRLENPGKINLVLIEVQNGQYLGEDDIQRFEDDYARSHT
- a CDS encoding diguanylate cyclase domain-containing protein; the encoded protein is MTQFLPPSTLINTMMFEEFPIPLVVVDSQGEIVAFSAAMNQVWDYSETSLLNQNLWHLLPQTWQAHLQPAYKAAIITNQTGYAQIFDAPHQRWWQVGFVPKANRSIWLIFWDLTTQQEELIWHQAQLTELRRWYDRLQTIAEISQQVFWEWHIQDDTTLWVGNTVSLFGYTLDTMPQSGQAWLDLIHPDDVTAVQAGWESSQNSGVPYCCEYRVRCQDEHYAWVRDCSQYFHSESGEFRLLGAVADISSRKDAEAAIASNELRFKNLVANLPGHVFRCANDPDWTIQYLSDNIEQTVGYPAVDFINNCRRTFASIIHPDDQQYVYDTIQEIFQRQNHYGVEYRVIRADGQVRWFYESGQAIHNAAGEAQYIDGISIDITVQKQAELELAQSESRFRQLVEDVAVGIIVHNPQGEIILANERAANILGLSLDQLLGKSAQDLDWYVVNETGERLTAAQFPSARATAQLIPIRDVVLGVNRPSQDLIWLQVTAEPHFNASQQLEQVVITLSDITQRKQVEDALRYQSQREQTLNRLIKAIRNSLNLAEIFQTTVDEIGHLLNVDRVAIVQYQPELGQWDHIIEYLRESSLPPSQGLIIPDAQNPIATSLKQGQTVQIHQAETKPNLGEFNRELATSFPGNWLMVPLQVEAHTWGSLTLQQRHPDQAWHPSEVSLLEVIADQLAVAIRQAELYQSLQAANQELSRLAITDDLTQIANRRHFDECLAREWNRLLREQAPLSLVFCDVDDFKAYNDFYGHQAGDECLYLVAQALGTKARRAVDLVARYGGEEFAIILPHTDGAGASRVVENIQASLKALEIPHGASRVSPVVTVSFGISTGRPTPEGSPVHLLEAADQALYQAKAEGRNTYRIIHVP
- a CDS encoding response regulator transcription factor, encoding MSEHLLLVDDEPGLRDAVQAYLEDSGFTVTAASNATQAWELLEQQRPDLVITDVMMPQVDGYEFLAKLREDERFSYLPVVFLTARGMKRDRVQGYDAGCDAYLSKPFDPDELVAIIKNLLRRYQQAAAISEPDIADLAGQIAELRSLLVKRGTPLNPNPIKLDLTPREQSVLDLVVQGLMNKEIASQLQTSVRNIEKYVSRLFIKTNTSSRTELVRFALENGLAP
- a CDS encoding GNAT family N-acetyltransferase, whose translation is MLVYRDFDIRPWQPQDREAVAALIATVLGEFGLAWEPQGADADVVAVEAFYQDQGGEFWVIEQAGQIVGTAAYYPIARGENAVEIRKMYLHPQARGQGLGQFLLSQLEQQIHQRGFDLIWIETATIMNQAVKLYEKNGYQPTSGIETQRCDRVYYKTLG
- the sbcD gene encoding exonuclease subunit SbcD, whose amino-acid sequence is MVKLLHLSDIHLGSGLGHGRLNPLTGLNTRLEDFVAALTYCIDQALAEAVDLVLFGGDAFPDATPPPLVQEAFAQQFRRLADAQIPTVLLVGNHDQHAQGQGGASLVIYRTLGVPGFIVGDQLSTHRIRTKQGNVQVVTLPWLTRSALLTKPETEGLGLGEVGQLLIQRLMVALAGEIRQLDPERPTVLLAHAMVDTARFGAERFLSVGKGFTIPLSLLAQPEFDYVALGHVHRHQVLCEQPPVIYPGSIERVDFGEEGEEKGFILVEIRKGQTQWQFCPIPTRPFLTLDVDVSLIHEPPQARLLETITQASIDQAIVRLRYRLRPDQTALIDLPSLHEALTPAHSFSIHPELVTQLPRARLPELGLGQTIAPLAALELYLEQRPDLEPLKSELLMAATSLLDDQDWQKEGTTPSHPPGPASEITPIATSVQLDLLSMP
- a CDS encoding HesB/IscA family protein; this encodes MTVTLTPTAVRELERLRQKSQAKANGEIVRLGVTSGGCADWLYVLEFIQTPQPDDQITETAGLVIAVAADSVAKLTDLTLDYTEDLMGGAFRFHNPMAGQTCGCGLSFKLVDH
- a CDS encoding PIN/TRAM domain-containing protein, with translation MLDIILSFIFIVAGAAIGFHAVNLLPPMTLEQVANISALRWVVAGFGGLIGIGVGLAVQTAYHRVEADIRHLPADVLLSRAVGLVVGLLLANLLLAPIFLLPIPDDFSFIKPMTAVLTSILFAYTGTTLADSQGRALLRLINPNSVETSLVAEGILKAAASKVLDTSCIIDGRIEQLLTLGFIEGQILVPQFVLQELQLVADAQNDLKRSRGRRGLDILNRLQANLNGRILIHSADYPDLTTVDAKLVRLAQEIDGILVTNDYNLNKVAQFQKVNVFNVNELAQALRPVYLPGDTLELKIIKEGKEPEQGVGYLEDGTMVVVEEGQTHIGDQLPVVVTSALQTSAGRMIFARLKLSSLA
- a CDS encoding FHA domain-containing protein; amino-acid sequence: MGGISWTIGRSQSCRIVIEDRYASRLHAVINSVMFRHQFLYFVMDKNTVNGTLLNGNNLVYPTLLHDQDVMVMGTTILAFHYPTMFEVKEPRIIKEIQKFSQTISKSIPWPG